A region of Natribaculum luteum DNA encodes the following proteins:
- the serB gene encoding phosphoserine phosphatase SerB, protein MTLVAFDFDGTLSDSEMTVLLGERIDVAEDMAEITERAMNDEIGYAESLRERAALLEGLPESEARVAYDRVELRPGAADLIETLNDAGVTTAILTGGFEQGVEAALESEGVSVDHIVSNRLPIEADVLTGDVEGSLIEGTKDDALEELAADVDVPMAETVAVGDGANDLPMLEVAGLSIGFAPKPAVEPHCEIVVTSMAELHDVLVEDGILDSK, encoded by the coding sequence ATGACACTCGTCGCCTTCGACTTCGACGGGACGCTTTCGGACTCCGAGATGACCGTACTGCTCGGCGAACGGATCGACGTCGCCGAGGACATGGCCGAGATTACGGAACGTGCGATGAACGACGAGATCGGCTACGCCGAGAGCCTGCGCGAGCGGGCCGCCCTGCTCGAGGGACTGCCAGAGTCTGAGGCACGAGTCGCCTACGACCGCGTCGAACTGCGGCCGGGTGCGGCCGACCTCATCGAGACGCTGAACGACGCCGGCGTCACGACCGCCATCCTGACAGGCGGGTTCGAGCAGGGCGTCGAGGCGGCCCTGGAAAGTGAAGGCGTTTCGGTCGATCACATCGTCTCGAACCGGCTGCCGATCGAGGCTGACGTCCTGACGGGCGACGTCGAGGGGTCGCTGATCGAGGGGACGAAAGACGACGCCCTCGAGGAACTGGCCGCCGACGTCGACGTTCCGATGGCCGAAACCGTCGCCGTCGGCGACGGTGCCAACGACCTGCCGATGCTCGAGGTCGCCGGCCTGTCGATCGGGTTCGCGCCGAAACCGGCGGTCGAACCCCACTGCGAGATCGTCGTCACGTCGATGGCGGAACTTCACGACGTGCTCGTCGAAGACGGGATTCTCGACAGCAAGTAA
- the metX gene encoding homoserine O-acetyltransferase MetX: MTTRDVADLGEFTFECGESIPTLEVAYETYGEFDGTNAVLVCHALTGSSHVARRPDAGDDTAGQARAWWGDVVGPGKAVDTTEYYVICANVPGSCYGTTGPASTNPETGEPYGTDFPPVTVGDWTRAQRRLLDELGVGRLHAVVGGSVGGMNVLDWLRRYPDDVDRAAVVAAAPRLDAQCLALDTIARRAITGDPNWNDGHYYGGPEPEEGLARARQIGHVMYLSKSSMARKFGRRSAGRETVRDEPPDPAAAFFPYREVESYLDYQAEKFTDRFDANSYLYLTRAMDDFDLSAGYESDADALAAFEGELLLLSFTGDWHFTVEQADALAESCREVDVDVAHHVVESDHGHDAFLVEPEKVGPPLSTLLAEGLGGRAITDTRPADADDDCFAPVHASLFSK; the protein is encoded by the coding sequence GTGACGACCAGAGACGTAGCCGACCTCGGCGAGTTCACCTTCGAGTGTGGCGAGTCGATCCCCACGCTCGAGGTGGCCTACGAAACGTACGGCGAGTTCGACGGGACGAACGCGGTGCTGGTCTGTCACGCCCTGACCGGCAGTTCGCACGTCGCGCGCCGGCCCGACGCCGGCGACGACACGGCGGGACAGGCCCGCGCCTGGTGGGGCGACGTCGTCGGCCCCGGCAAGGCGGTCGACACGACGGAGTACTACGTGATCTGTGCGAACGTCCCCGGGTCGTGTTACGGGACGACCGGCCCCGCCAGCACGAACCCCGAGACGGGCGAACCATACGGCACCGACTTCCCGCCCGTGACCGTCGGCGACTGGACCCGCGCCCAGCGGCGACTGCTCGACGAACTGGGCGTCGGCCGCCTCCACGCCGTCGTCGGCGGGAGCGTCGGTGGCATGAACGTCCTGGACTGGCTTCGGCGCTACCCGGACGACGTCGACCGGGCCGCCGTGGTCGCGGCCGCACCGCGACTCGACGCCCAGTGTCTCGCGCTCGACACCATCGCCCGTCGCGCGATCACCGGCGACCCGAACTGGAACGACGGCCACTACTACGGCGGGCCGGAACCCGAGGAGGGGCTGGCTCGAGCGCGCCAGATCGGCCACGTGATGTACCTCTCGAAGTCGTCGATGGCCCGGAAGTTCGGTCGCCGGTCGGCCGGCCGCGAGACGGTCCGAGACGAGCCCCCGGACCCCGCAGCCGCCTTCTTCCCCTATCGAGAGGTCGAGTCCTACCTCGACTACCAGGCCGAGAAGTTCACCGACCGCTTCGACGCCAACAGCTACCTCTATCTGACCCGGGCGATGGACGACTTCGACCTCTCGGCTGGCTACGAGTCCGACGCCGACGCGCTCGCCGCCTTCGAGGGCGAACTCCTCCTCCTCTCGTTTACCGGCGACTGGCACTTCACGGTCGAACAGGCCGACGCCCTCGCCGAGTCGTGTCGCGAGGTCGACGTCGACGTCGCCCACCACGTCGTCGAGTCCGATCACGGCCACGACGCCTTCCTCGTCGAACCCGAGAAGGTCGGGCCGCCGCTATCCACGCTGCTCGCCGAGGGACTCGGCGGTCGGGCGATCACCGACACGCGACCGGCCGACGCCGACGACGACTGCTTCGCGCCCGTTCACGCGAGTCTCTTCTCGAAGTGA
- a CDS encoding O-acetylhomoserine aminocarboxypropyltransferase/cysteine synthase family protein — MSEDERDEEHVPESRRGFGTRSVHAGQSPDPATGAMAPPIYQSTSYVFESADAAAELYALEGEGHIYSRISNPTVETLEDRLATLEGGAGAVATASGMAALDSATLLLAKAGENVVCSTDTYGGTTAYFAKTASRRDVEARFVPTLEYDAYEEAIDSDTAFVHVETIGNPSLVTPDLERVAEIAHDEGVPLVVDNTFATPALCRPLEHGADVVWESTTKWIHGSGTTVGGILVDGGSFPWGEHGYEEIAGQNDAYHDVDFSRDFADAPFAAAARFRSLRSLGNQQSPFDAWQTLQGLESLPLRMERHCENAAVVADYLDDHEDVAWVTYPGLDSHPTHDDASRYLEDYGGMIAFGLEGGYEAGKAVCENVEVASFLANIGDAKTLVIHPASTTHGQLTPEEQEEAGVTPDLVRLSVGIEDPEDILADLENAIDVATTSTEGRS; from the coding sequence ATGAGTGAGGACGAGCGCGACGAAGAACACGTTCCGGAGTCGAGGCGGGGCTTCGGGACCAGAAGCGTCCACGCCGGACAGTCGCCGGATCCCGCGACGGGCGCGATGGCGCCGCCGATCTACCAGTCTACCTCTTACGTCTTCGAGAGCGCCGACGCCGCGGCAGAGCTGTACGCCCTCGAGGGCGAGGGCCACATCTACTCGCGAATCAGCAACCCGACGGTCGAGACCCTCGAGGATCGACTCGCGACGCTCGAGGGCGGGGCCGGTGCGGTCGCGACGGCGAGTGGCATGGCCGCGCTCGACTCGGCGACGCTGCTCCTCGCGAAGGCGGGTGAGAACGTCGTCTGCTCGACCGACACGTACGGCGGGACGACGGCCTACTTCGCGAAGACCGCCTCTCGACGCGACGTCGAGGCGCGGTTCGTCCCCACGCTCGAGTACGACGCCTACGAGGAGGCGATCGATTCGGACACCGCGTTCGTCCACGTCGAGACGATCGGCAACCCGTCGCTCGTGACGCCCGACCTCGAGCGCGTCGCCGAGATCGCCCACGACGAGGGCGTCCCGCTGGTCGTCGACAACACGTTCGCGACGCCAGCGCTGTGTCGGCCGCTCGAGCACGGTGCGGACGTGGTCTGGGAGTCCACGACGAAGTGGATCCACGGTTCGGGGACGACCGTCGGCGGGATCCTCGTCGACGGTGGCTCGTTTCCCTGGGGCGAACACGGCTACGAGGAGATCGCCGGCCAGAACGACGCCTACCACGACGTGGACTTCTCGCGGGACTTCGCCGACGCGCCGTTTGCGGCCGCGGCCCGGTTCCGGTCACTGCGCAGTCTCGGCAACCAGCAGTCGCCGTTCGACGCCTGGCAGACGCTGCAGGGTCTCGAGTCGCTGCCCCTGCGGATGGAGCGACACTGCGAGAACGCCGCCGTCGTCGCCGACTACCTCGACGACCACGAGGACGTCGCGTGGGTCACCTACCCCGGCCTCGACTCCCATCCCACCCACGACGACGCCTCGCGCTACCTCGAGGACTACGGCGGGATGATCGCCTTCGGACTCGAGGGGGGATACGAGGCTGGAAAGGCCGTCTGCGAGAACGTCGAGGTCGCGTCGTTCCTCGCGAACATCGGCGACGCGAAGACGCTCGTCATCCACCCCGCGAGCACGACCCACGGCCAGCTTACCCCCGAAGAACAGGAGGAGGCAGGCGTGACACCCGACCTCGTTCGGCTCTCGGTCGGCATCGAGGATCCGGAAGACATACTGGCCGACCTCGAGAACGCCATCGACGTGGCGACGACATCGACGGAGGGGCGATCCTGA
- a CDS encoding MFS transporter: protein MHSSNRDRVVLAAVVFAVLFSQVLLYPGVATLVEALGADVATSPLAETALSASMWFLVAEFAAYVAFVGVWGVASDVTGRRTSFIVSGAFAGAVGYTALAVSPSILSLSFEGVLLLRVLQGAMTIGAFSLTMTMLMDLEGGHGKNMGAAGIAIGLGAALGAPVGGQLTGIDPLAPLFVAAGLLVGVGLLVSTVPDRAPSDRRTARAVVDGLRRRPVLTIPYAFGFVDRLTAGFFALVGTLYFQDAFELDAAGTGLMLACFFAPFALLQYPLGVLSDRVGRVVPIVVGSLLYGVGILGVGASPTIPVAAVAMIAVGVLGALVAPATMALVSDLADDGERGVAMAGFNLAGSLGFLGGFLVGGTVADAYGYEAAFLVVGGLEIAIALVAAPAFVRLSLERSTTFALDEREGKDV, encoded by the coding sequence GTGCACTCGAGTAACCGCGACCGGGTCGTCCTCGCCGCCGTCGTCTTCGCGGTGTTGTTCTCGCAGGTGTTGCTCTACCCGGGCGTGGCGACGCTGGTCGAGGCACTGGGCGCAGACGTCGCGACGTCGCCGCTCGCCGAGACGGCGCTGTCGGCGAGCATGTGGTTTCTCGTCGCCGAGTTCGCCGCCTACGTCGCGTTCGTCGGCGTCTGGGGCGTCGCGAGCGACGTGACCGGCCGCCGGACGTCGTTTATCGTCTCCGGCGCGTTCGCGGGCGCAGTCGGCTACACCGCCCTCGCCGTCTCGCCGTCGATCCTGTCGCTCTCGTTCGAGGGCGTCCTCCTGCTTCGGGTCCTGCAGGGAGCGATGACGATCGGCGCGTTCTCGCTGACGATGACGATGCTCATGGACCTCGAGGGCGGCCACGGGAAGAACATGGGTGCGGCGGGCATCGCCATCGGCCTCGGGGCCGCACTCGGCGCACCCGTCGGCGGCCAGCTGACGGGGATCGATCCGCTCGCACCGCTTTTCGTCGCCGCCGGCCTGCTCGTCGGCGTCGGCCTGCTGGTCTCGACCGTCCCCGACCGCGCGCCCAGCGATCGGCGCACGGCTCGAGCCGTCGTCGACGGCCTCCGTCGGCGGCCGGTGCTGACGATCCCGTACGCGTTCGGCTTCGTCGATCGCCTGACAGCCGGCTTTTTCGCGCTCGTGGGGACGCTGTACTTCCAGGACGCCTTCGAACTCGACGCCGCCGGCACCGGCCTCATGCTCGCGTGCTTTTTCGCCCCCTTCGCCCTCCTGCAGTACCCGCTTGGCGTCCTCTCGGATCGGGTCGGTCGCGTCGTGCCGATCGTCGTCGGCTCGTTGCTGTACGGCGTCGGCATCCTGGGCGTCGGCGCGTCGCCGACGATCCCCGTCGCCGCCGTCGCGATGATCGCCGTCGGCGTCCTCGGCGCGCTCGTCGCCCCCGCGACGATGGCGCTCGTGTCCGACCTCGCCGACGACGGGGAACGCGGGGTCGCGATGGCCGGCTTCAACCTCGCCGGTAGCCTCGGCTTCCTCGGTGGCTTTCTCGTCGGCGGCACCGTCGCCGACGCCTACGGCTACGAGGCCGCCTTTCTCGTCGTCGGCGGCCTCGAGATCGCCATCGCGCTCGTGGCCGCCCCCGCGTTCGTCCGCCTCTCGCTCGAGCGTTCGACGACGTTCGCCCTCGACGAACGAGAGGGCAAGGACGTGTGA
- a CDS encoding halocyanin domain-containing protein, translated as MTRTRAVSRRTVVLAGLATSTALVAGCLSDGGGSGTVGDGGDDSDDTNGGDDGADDGSKTGDGNADDDSDTDNVDDGDDRAVPDDVDAYLTENDANLYDGALADHTGDDDVTVAVGAGRRGYAFDPAAMRIDAGTTVVWEWTSDGGAHNVASSDESDVEFRSGAPVGEAGHTYEKTFDQHGTVLYYCEVHEEIGHHGAIVVEGETDGDETAG; from the coding sequence GTGACGCGAACTCGAGCAGTGTCTCGGCGGACGGTGGTGCTCGCAGGACTTGCAACATCGACGGCGCTCGTCGCCGGGTGTCTGAGCGACGGTGGTGGCAGCGGTACCGTCGGGGACGGTGGTGACGACAGTGACGATACCAACGGCGGCGACGATGGAGCTGACGACGGGAGCAAGACCGGGGACGGCAACGCTGACGACGACAGCGACACTGACAATGTCGACGACGGCGACGACCGGGCGGTTCCCGACGACGTCGACGCGTACCTGACCGAAAACGACGCGAACCTGTACGACGGCGCGCTGGCCGATCACACCGGCGACGACGACGTCACGGTCGCAGTCGGGGCCGGCAGACGTGGCTACGCGTTCGATCCTGCCGCGATGCGCATCGACGCGGGGACGACGGTCGTCTGGGAGTGGACCAGCGACGGTGGCGCTCACAACGTCGCCAGCAGCGACGAGTCCGACGTCGAGTTCCGGAGTGGCGCCCCCGTCGGTGAGGCCGGCCACACCTACGAGAAGACGTTCGACCAGCACGGGACTGTGCTGTACTACTGCGAGGTCCACGAGGAGATCGGCCACCACGGCGCGATCGTCGTCGAGGGTGAGACCGACGGCGACGAGACCGCTGGCTAG
- a CDS encoding DMT family transporter — protein sequence MNVDRDILLFVALAVVWGSAFTAIEVGLETLPPLLFAAFRLDVAAVAFAGAVVAVGFPWRPQTRADVLQIVAGGVLLFGAHFALLFLGQTYVSSAVGAIVLSLTPVVTPPIALAVLPREEIRAPAVVGLLLGLAGVTVIAVSGGALDGRAIGVALLFAAALVFAVGSVLTERLEGTLPIISLQTWAMAGGALVLHALSAVHPAESIAAVEPTLAAVGALAYLSLVSTAGGFFAYFVLLERIGATELSLINYAVPVVAAVVGWIALGESLTAATVAGFALILLGFALCKIDALWSVVAPVVGAGPHRSSAETDGVVVDGNVYVSGDDDANRSSGSPASAD from the coding sequence ATGAACGTCGATAGAGACATCTTGCTCTTCGTCGCGCTCGCAGTCGTCTGGGGGAGCGCCTTCACGGCGATCGAGGTCGGACTCGAGACGCTGCCACCGCTGCTGTTCGCCGCGTTCCGGCTCGACGTCGCCGCCGTGGCGTTCGCGGGGGCCGTCGTCGCGGTCGGCTTCCCGTGGCGACCACAGACGCGTGCGGACGTCCTCCAGATCGTCGCCGGAGGCGTCCTGCTCTTCGGTGCCCACTTCGCACTGCTGTTTCTCGGCCAGACGTACGTCTCGAGTGCCGTCGGCGCGATCGTCCTCAGCCTGACGCCGGTCGTGACGCCGCCGATCGCACTCGCCGTCCTCCCGCGCGAGGAGATCCGCGCGCCCGCCGTGGTCGGCCTGCTGCTCGGCCTGGCCGGCGTTACCGTCATCGCCGTCAGCGGCGGAGCGCTCGACGGACGGGCGATCGGCGTCGCACTCCTGTTCGCTGCGGCGCTGGTCTTCGCCGTCGGGTCGGTGCTCACCGAACGACTCGAGGGGACGCTGCCGATCATCTCCTTGCAAACGTGGGCGATGGCCGGCGGTGCCCTCGTCTTGCACGCCCTGAGCGCCGTCCACCCCGCCGAGTCGATCGCCGCCGTCGAACCGACGCTCGCCGCCGTCGGCGCGCTGGCGTACCTGTCGCTCGTCTCGACGGCCGGTGGCTTCTTCGCCTACTTCGTCTTGCTCGAGCGCATCGGCGCGACGGAACTCAGCCTGATCAACTACGCCGTCCCCGTCGTCGCGGCGGTCGTCGGCTGGATCGCACTCGGCGAGTCGCTGACTGCGGCGACGGTCGCCGGGTTCGCGCTGATCCTGCTGGGCTTTGCCCTGTGCAAGATCGACGCGCTCTGGAGCGTCGTCGCACCGGTCGTCGGTGCCGGCCCACACCGATCGTCCGCCGAGACGGACGGCGTCGTGGTAGACGGGAACGTCTACGTCTCGGGCGACGACGACGCGAACCGATCGTCGGGGTCGCCGGCGTCGGCCGACTAG
- a CDS encoding pyridoxal-phosphate-dependent aminotransferase family protein: MTEKREYRDDYPDKTLYIPGPTEVREDVVEAMCEPMFGHRMDRMTDLYTTIVEDTKEFLDTDNDVVVLTGSGTEFMESSILNLVDENVLVTTCGSFSERQANVAERLGKTVDTLEYEWGQAVKPEDVRETLETSDTDYDVVTCVMNESSTGVRNPVEEIGDVVAEYPDTYFVVDAVSSLGGDYVDIDAHGIDVIFTSVQKAFAMPPGLGVCVVSEDAYERELEKDSASWYGGFQRTLDYYDRKGQTHSTPAIPIMLAYRKQMKHMLEEGHEARDQRHREMAEYTREWAREHFAMFPEEGYESQTVACIENTQGIDVAETIEAVSEEYDMVFSNGYGSQLGEKTFRIGHMGEHDLESIKALTDAIEDVAGL; the protein is encoded by the coding sequence GTGACCGAGAAACGCGAATACAGAGACGACTACCCCGACAAGACGCTGTACATCCCGGGTCCGACCGAGGTGCGTGAGGACGTCGTCGAGGCGATGTGCGAGCCGATGTTCGGCCACCGCATGGACCGCATGACGGACCTCTACACGACCATCGTCGAGGACACGAAGGAGTTCCTCGACACCGACAACGACGTCGTCGTCCTCACTGGGTCGGGGACCGAGTTCATGGAGAGTTCGATCCTCAACCTCGTCGACGAGAACGTCCTCGTGACGACCTGCGGGAGCTTCAGCGAGCGCCAGGCCAACGTCGCCGAACGCCTCGGCAAGACCGTCGACACCCTCGAGTACGAGTGGGGCCAGGCGGTCAAACCCGAGGACGTCCGCGAGACCCTCGAGACGAGCGACACCGACTACGACGTCGTCACCTGCGTGATGAACGAGAGTTCGACCGGCGTCCGAAACCCCGTCGAGGAGATCGGCGACGTCGTCGCCGAGTACCCGGACACCTACTTCGTCGTCGACGCCGTCTCGTCGCTGGGCGGCGACTACGTCGACATCGACGCCCACGGCATCGACGTCATCTTCACGTCGGTCCAGAAGGCGTTCGCCATGCCGCCGGGACTCGGGGTCTGCGTCGTCAGCGAGGACGCCTACGAGCGCGAACTCGAGAAGGATTCGGCGTCGTGGTACGGCGGCTTCCAGCGGACGCTCGACTACTACGACCGGAAAGGACAGACCCACTCCACGCCGGCGATCCCGATCATGCTCGCGTATCGAAAACAGATGAAACACATGCTCGAGGAAGGCCACGAGGCCCGCGACCAGCGCCACCGGGAGATGGCCGAGTACACCCGCGAGTGGGCCCGCGAGCACTTCGCGATGTTCCCCGAGGAGGGCTACGAATCCCAGACGGTCGCCTGCATCGAGAACACGCAGGGCATCGACGTCGCCGAAACCATCGAGGCCGTCTCCGAGGAGTACGACATGGTCTTCTCGAACGGCTACGGCTCACAGCTCGGCGAGAAGACGTTCCGCATCGGCCACATGGGCGAACACGACCTCGAGTCGATTAAGGCGCTGACCGACGCCATCGAAGACGTCGCCGGGCTCTGA